gatttcctgcagctACAACGTATACAAAAACCGATTGTAAGAGCACAAAATTTTTAAAAAGTTAGTAACCAGAATCGATTTATGTTCATGCACTTACAAACTGATTCTGGTTATGTCTTTATATATTCTGATTTCTATCCAGAATCGGTCGATGATAATCATCTTAAAAACCGGTTCTGCTGCATGTTCTTCATGGAGGCGAAGAAATAACCCATAATCGATGGATACGATGgatccacataaaccgattctgagtagaaatcagagattttgattttcaaaaatggGTTTTAAATATGTAAATCCATGAATAAATCAGTTTAATAGAATGGGTTGATAGAGATTTACCTTACCTTTGTTGGACCGGTGATAGTTGGACAAATATATTCAACttttttttaattagggtttatagatttGGTAAGATTAGAAGGATATcaaaaggtttttttttgtaCTAGGTTTTTAAGTTTTTGGTTTTTAACTGAAAATAGTAATAAATTGTATTTAGTTTGAGGCTAGATTGGTCATTTTGCCAATTCAGACACCCCATAACCATGTGCACAAATTGGGTGAAGAAATTGATACGTCTCAAATAAATCCCGTAAGCCTCAAACTAGCCAGGATTGAGTAACACCTTTTAAGtataactagattttgtgcccgtgctacgcaccgggcggcTCACAAACCATCCACCATCATTTTTTGTTTCTCGCTCGGTCGTGCATTTTTTGATTTAGCGTCGCagggcttcgccccgccccgtggCTTAGGatctttgatttggtgtggcttcgcctcgccccttcCCATGTTAACCATCCACCAtcattttttgatttggtgtggctcggcttcgcctcgctccGTCGCTTAGGATTTTTAATTTGGTATAGTTCCGCTTCGCCTCGCTTCATCCCGATGCATGCTTAGGATTTCTGATTTGATGTGGCTCGGTTTCGTCTCGCCCCGCCTCGTCCCCAGcgtttttgatttggtgtcgcaTGGCTTCGCTTCCCCCATCACGAtgtttttttgatttggtgtttttTTAGAGAACCTCTCTATTAATATGCTTCAATTGCTCCCAAATCTCCAAATCTCCAAAGATTCCAAATTTTCATCCAATTTCTAAATCTATGTCTTCAAACCCATGAGAAAAACGTACACAAAATTTTGTATTTTCATGTCACCGGAAAAATCCATAGGATCAACGGAGTCTTGCTGAAAAAGTCACTGCCTGACACCGGAGATTCTTCTCATCTGACATGATATTCCGTCACGGTCCGTTATAGTCACCAATCATGATAACGGCAGACGAACGGTCAAAGGGGTCAAGTCAGCTATTGAGTCAGAGGTCAAACACGGGTGACTGGTCTGAGTTGAAGGTATCCGAGTCGCTGAGTCGACTCATCTGATCAGAATGCCATCCCAAAAATCCAGCTGGGCTTGTATCTAGTCCTAGAAATCCAGCCCGTTTATCTTATTCAGCTGTCAGTTCCAGCGAACTGACAGTGTAATTTTCCTCTCCTAATTCCCGCGGATACACGTGCCTCAAAATTAGAAGTTACAAGATTTTGCAAAACCCACTGATACTTCCACGGACACTCCTCTGTCGGTgagtttcttttgaatttttcgtCGTCCGGTTATTCTACCCGCGGATACCTCCGTGAAAAATATAAGTCCATGAGTTTTTAGTTTTCCGGCCATCATAAACTCACGATGACCATCTCGATTATGATGTACAACATAATCCACTTCCCTGACTTTCTTTATTTGCTTAGTCCCGTAACTCCATCTTTTCTTGCTCTTCCATCACCGGTGACTACTGTTAACTCCGGTGATCATTCTCTCTAAACTCCTCCATCAACTATGATCAACAACCAACTCTATGATCAATCACCATTACCGCCAGCTTGAAAACCCGTGACAATGATCAATGATGTACAGCAGCACCACCATCGCGATCATATTGGCAGCATCCAAAACTCGAGCTCATCTCAGAAACCTCAATCATCAACCACTATCTTTGATCCTCATTGACAGAGAACAACCATCACCAGCTCGATCTGCTTATCCACTGTTTAATGATGATGCCCAACGCCACCAGCTCGATTGGAAAGAACCTGTTTGGTATCTCCGTTAGCTTTAGGTCTAATGTTTGATGTAGGTATTGTCCACATCAACGGCGCCAATTAACGTCCCATTAAGATTCGGTGTAAACAAAGTGTAATTAATTATTTAGGCACAAAAGCTGGCAGAAGTATTGTCTACCCACATTTTTGCAAACGATGTTATTAACGGCCGGTTAAATAAAGGGTGTAAACGGAGTGTAATTCAAATTTTAATGCCCCGGTCAATAGATTCGCGCCACTTGTCCTCTCCAGAATTGCTATGTGTGaaagcttttatctaatttaatttgaggggATGTCATACTCACCGTGCAACGTAGGAGCTCAGATGACTTAGTGTTTTAAAGGAGAGGAAATTTTCTTAAACGGGTTAATGTTCAAAACTAAGAATTGACATGAAAAATCAAAACGAAAAATGATAATTGAAACGGTAGGGATAAGCATAAGCGGGTTTCCTTCTAGTAAAAGTAGTTTTCCCTTAACGATTATCGGAAGAATTCCTATTTCGTTATCGGAAGAATTCCTATTTCAAAAATGACAGGTATGAGTTGGAAACTTGTCACCACCAAGATcggggatttttttttcttcctagcGAAGGAGCAAGGAGTATTCATCTTAAAACTTCGATTACAGCGAACAATATTGGAAAAGCACGTGCCAGGAAAGACGAAGGAGAATTTATCTTCTTtgccgttgttgttgttgtttcccTATTAGCATCGACAATGTAAATCTGGACACATTGCACTAAATTCAACGCAAAGCAATTTGAATTTCTCATTGAAGACTGCTTATTTTGCAATTGAAGTAATAAACTTGTTCTTGAACCAAAACAAAATCACACTCCAACTGATTCTTTAGTACATTAAGATATTGCATATTTGTACTTAAATCATTTATATATAATGAAAAATTGCTGTTTACAAGTAAGGTAAACAAACAATATTACTATATGTTTCAGTTCTTGACTTCATGTAATACATATAAAATCTAGCCAAGTTTCAGCCATTCATCAGTTGCATTGGTATTAGCTTCAAGGAATATGTTATTGCAAGTGGTAAGGTTTATCCTTTGTCAAGCAAAGCTAGCTTTAGCTAAAGGAGGCACATCCTCATCGTTACAAGGTCGTCTCTGAAACCGACTTTTTTCGATCTCTTCACTGAGAGTTAAATAAGATCATCAAATGTATCCTAATAGTACTTCTCAACATGATCTTCATAATGCAAACTATGTTCCTGCTGCAGATTCAAATCCGCGTCCAGTGCCACCTCAAGGAGTCTTAAGTAGCTCTATGCAACAATACTACCCGCCGTTTAACACATCATCTAATATGATGCACGTTCAAGGTCATGCTGCTACTAGTTTACGACGATGGTCTACTGGCCTTTGCCATTGTTTTGATGATCCTGGAAATTGTAAGTACTATTCGTCTGGATTTTACTAGTTGACTAATTGATTGAAtcctaatttttttgtttcttggcGAAGGTCTGGTGACTTGCTTTTGTCCTTGCATCACGTTTGGGCAGATTGCAGAAATAGCGAATAAAGGTTCCTCAAGTAATATACCCAAAAACTCCCATTAATCCCATTAACTAAGTTTGTAACGGTAAAGATTATGTAAAATATGAAATGTTTTATGTGTGGATGATGCATGATGTGCAGGTTGTGTGACATACGGTGCAGCATATGCACTTCTGGCGTTGATAGGGATGCCTTGCTTGTACTCATGTTGTTACAGATCTGAGTTGAGAGCTCAATATGATTTAGAAGAGGCTCCTTGTGTGGATTGTTTAGTCCACTTCTTTTGCGAGTTTTGTGCTTTATGTCAGGAACACAGAGAGCTCAGAAACCATGGCTTCGACATGGGAATAGGTACCACACCATTTGATGATTACCCTTGTCCtaatatgtttttccttttcatattttcttttcaaaacgaAACTCGGTTAATTTTGATTTATGCATTCTACTAAGGCTGGCAAGCGAACATGGATAGAAGAAGTCGTGGAGTTACAACTGCTCCAGTCGTGAATGGAGGTATGATGAGATGAAAAATTAATTGTGAACGTGGAATGACGCCTTATCTTGACACATGTGGCACAGTCGACATGTTTTCATATCTCAATGCCATTGTTTTGGAAACTGTCTCACTTGTAGTTCTCGCTTAATTGCTTTGATAAGTAAGAGAACAATTTACGATACAAGttcatgtgtgtttctttctaCTATTTGCATTTTGCAGTCATGGAAACAATGTTTGTTAACTGAGTTATAATAGTATCAGATATTAAGTTACGAATGACCGATTAATAAACTAAAGTTACCAAATTTCGTATTGCCGATATATACggtgagttataaccccaaaggtgtcactattcatccacaaaaaacccatcaaaataaaagtaacacaaaaacccccatcaaaacaaaattaacacaaaaaccccaaaaaatttgatgaaaccaatttagtttcatcaaaaaaatgatgaaaccaacataaaatttgatgaaaccaaaatttgaaaattgggatttttgtatcagttttgttttgatggggtttttgtatcacaaaattggtcaaaaagaccaaaacacaaaattcctgggtgaaatagattcttaacttttgatactgtttatatagccaaacatCAGAAATATAttgtttatatagccaatttggatatttggcccaggaaaattaaaataaaaaaatatgtcttacctaaaatacccctaaccttctaaactcttcttttcaaagagaatttatttctcttttcaaAACCTCCCCGTCCCGGCAGAGCTCGTTTATTCCTCACCTGCAGAATTCGATCAAAGTTTCAGAGCTCGTGTCTTTTTCAGATCTGGTTGATCAATCATGGTGATTAATGATTGTTGAATAGTTTGTTGAATCGAAGTTTCAATTGGAGTTTCAACTGTTGAATCGAAGTTTCATCTAATAGCGTCGAACGGTAaatttcaattgaaataattttgatttggtttttgtccaattgaagtttctctgtcgattttgaagtaatttttagttgttgatgattttttatgaatttgaagattaatctttgttaatttttgattttagttgttgatttggaATATCCAGGGTTTAGTTGATTATGTGACATTATTTGGGTTTGTCTCGAAtcatgttttctagggtttagtaatcttattttcaatgcaatataCACATATgcaaaccaattttgggtttaggttATTATTAGGATTTCTCCTTTACGTTACACAACCACAGAGATTTTAGTTAGGATAGATATGCATAACAAGCAACATGCAGGATagataataagttatgcagttcaccatgtttgcttttactgcataataagctacgcagttcagcattgttgcttttactgcataagcagttatgcataataagctacgcagttatgcatagttgcttttactgcataaccagttatgcataacaagttacgcagttatgcatagctgctcttactgcataagcagttatgcataacgttatgcatagctttttttactgcataaccagttatgcagatactctaaacaatgcataacaactcatgcagttaattttggatctgcataacaagctacgcagttatggttgcttttactgcataagcagttatgcataataagctacgcagttatgcatagttgcttttactgcataaccagttatgcataacaagttacgcagttatgcatagcttctcttactgcataagcagttatgcataacgttatgcatagctgtttttactgcataaccagttatgcataacaagttatgcagatactctaaacaatgcataacaactCATGTAGttaattttggatctgcataaCAAGCTACACAGTTAtggttgcttttactgcataaccagttatgcataacaagtaTTGCAGGAAACTGATTTTCGGATGGTTTCTGATGAATCTGCTACTGTTGATGGTTAGGAGACGGTGGAGGAAATCGATTTCTGATGGTTTTTGGTTTTGGGAAACAGTGGACGAATTTGTTCCTCTTCTAGTttatgagaagatgaagaagaaggatgtTGGCGGTTTTCATCTGAAGAGAGAAGGAGAACGTGGTTTTGTTGAGGAGACGGAGAACGTGCAGTTACAAAAGGGTAATTGGGTCAGTTTCAATTAAAAAGTTGAACTGTCTATTTAACCCAGACGAAACTTCTACCAGTCCATATGGCCCAGAAAACTTGtgtttttggctatatagcccatttcctGTTTTTGTATcgattttgtttaagatggagttttaatgattcccaacatttgagtggggtttttgtatcacgaGTTTGGTCACCTTGATTTTTTATCACTAGTTTTGCGATATATATCCTGAATAGGACTTCTTTATGGCATCCATACGGAAGAAAACAGGAGAATATATAGAATAGACCAAGGAGCCAGCAACAACGAGTGATGCACAATATGAGATACATCACTAACTACACACTTCACACAacaaaaa
This is a stretch of genomic DNA from Papaver somniferum cultivar HN1 chromosome 1, ASM357369v1, whole genome shotgun sequence. It encodes these proteins:
- the LOC113332129 gene encoding protein PLANT CADMIUM RESISTANCE 7-like isoform X1, with the protein product MLLQVVRFILCQAKLALAKGGTSSSLQDSNPRPVPPQGVLSSSMQQYYPPFNTSSNMMHVQGHAATSLRRWSTGLCHCFDDPGNCLVTCFCPCITFGQIAEIANKGSSSCVTYGAAYALLALIGMPCLYSCCYRSELRAQYDLEEAPCVDCLVHFFCEFCALCQEHRELRNHGFDMGIGWQANMDRRSRGVTTAPVVNGGMMR
- the LOC113332129 gene encoding protein PLANT CADMIUM RESISTANCE 7-like isoform X2; translation: MLLQVVRFILCQAKLALAKGGTSSSLQDSNPRPVPPQGVLSSSMQQYYPPFNTSSNMMHVQGHAATSLRRWSTGLCHCFDDPGNCLVTCFCPCITFGQIAEIANKGCVTYGAAYALLALIGMPCLYSCCYRSELRAQYDLEEAPCVDCLVHFFCEFCALCQEHRELRNHGFDMGIGWQANMDRRSRGVTTAPVVNGGMMR